The following are from one region of the Leptospira neocaledonica genome:
- a CDS encoding DUF5329 domain-containing protein: protein MNKIPSILLFSFIIFISSFVFGAEPEDEIKSLVSSLDSCKGCVFIRNGSEHKLDEAKAHLLKKYDAAKSKISSTEDFIKGLASKSSITGTPYKIKFPDGKEVESEKWLSDKLKELRNPPPATKQKKSK, encoded by the coding sequence ATGAACAAAATCCCATCCATTCTACTATTCTCTTTTATAATTTTTATTTCCAGTTTTGTTTTCGGAGCAGAGCCTGAAGACGAGATCAAATCACTGGTTTCTTCCTTAGATTCTTGCAAAGGTTGTGTTTTTATACGAAATGGTTCTGAACATAAACTTGACGAAGCAAAAGCTCATTTACTTAAAAAATACGATGCGGCCAAAAGTAAAATAAGCAGCACGGAAGATTTTATCAAAGGATTAGCAAGTAAGTCCTCGATCACAGGAACTCCATATAAGATTAAATTCCCGGATGGAAAAGAAGTAGAATCCGAAAAATGGCTATCCGACAAATTGAAAGAACTTCGTAATCCTCCACCCGCAACTAAACAAAAAAAGTCAAAATAA